The Amphritea atlantica sequence CGTTTCCGTTGCGTACTGGTGTTTATGCGCCACGCGGAAGATCCGACACCACTGATCTGTCAGGGCAGCTGGGAGGGACAGATTTTACCCCTGCCCCAGGGCGAAAACGGTTTTGGCTATGACCCTCTGTTTCTGGTTCCCGGGCTCGATATCGCATCTGCTCAGCTTCCCCCTGAACAGAAAAACAAGATCAGCCACCGGGGACAGGCAGTGCAGCAGCTGATCCGGATGATCCCGGCTTATCTTTGAGTCCACCGACGATGCTCACGCTGCCGCCTCTTTCGCTCTATATCCACATCCCCTGGTGCGTGCGCAAATGCCCTTACTGTGATTTTAACTCCCATGCCGTCAATGGCGAGATCCCGCAACAGCGTTACATCGACGCGTTAATGAGGGATCTGGAACAGGAGCTGGCAGGAGTTCAGGGCCGGGAAATCGAGACAATCTTTATCGGCGGCGGCACCCCCAGCCTGTTTGACGCCGCCGGCATTAAACAGATACTGACCGGTATCGCGGCGCGTACCCGCATCTCGGCCAACGCCGAGATCACCATGGAAGCCAACCCCGGCACCTTTGAGCAGGAGCGTTTTGCCGGCTTCAGGGAAGCGGGGGTCAACCGCCTTTCTATCGGCATACAGAGTTTTGACAGCGCCCGGCTACAGCAACTGGGACGAATTCATAACCGTCATGATGCCCTGCATGCCGCCGGTAAAGCGCGGGAGATCGGCTTCGATAATTTTAATCTTGATCTGATGCACGGTTTGCCCGGACAAACCCCGGAGGCGGCACTGGCGGATCTGCAACAGGCCATTGATCTGCAGCCCACTCACCTTTCCTGGTATCAGCTAACCATTGAACCGAATACCGAGTTTTTCAGTAAACCGCCACAGCTGCCGGAAGATGAAGCGTTGTGGGCGATACAGGAACAGGGGCAGGCGCTGCTGGAAAGTCACGGATATCATCAGTATGAGATTTCCGCCT is a genomic window containing:
- the hemW gene encoding radical SAM family heme chaperone HemW, coding for MLTLPPLSLYIHIPWCVRKCPYCDFNSHAVNGEIPQQRYIDALMRDLEQELAGVQGREIETIFIGGGTPSLFDAAGIKQILTGIAARTRISANAEITMEANPGTFEQERFAGFREAGVNRLSIGIQSFDSARLQQLGRIHNRHDALHAAGKAREIGFDNFNLDLMHGLPGQTPEAALADLQQAIDLQPTHLSWYQLTIEPNTEFFSKPPQLPEDEALWAIQEQGQALLESHGYHQYEISAYCQPDRQSRHNLNYWQFGDYLGIGAGAHGKISWPEQNRINRRWKQRQPKAYMDALKPLSGEQNISPGERPFEFMMNALRLTEGVRAELFSQRTGLSLASITPMIEHSRNRGLLQTDAGMLAPTPQGRLFLNDLLEQFLD